One window of the Epinephelus moara isolate mb chromosome 22, YSFRI_EMoa_1.0, whole genome shotgun sequence genome contains the following:
- the LOC126384166 gene encoding CCR4-NOT transcription complex subunit 3-like isoform X6: MADKRKLQGEIDRCLKKVAEGVEQFEDIWQKLHNAANANQKEKYEADLKKEIKKLQRLRDQIKTWVASNEIKDKRQLVENRKLIETQMERFKIVERETKTKAYSKEGLGLAQKVDPAQKEKEEVGTWLTNTIDTLNMQVDQFESEVESLSVQTRKKKGDKEKQDRIEELKKFIEKHRHHIRMLETILRMLDNDSVQVDAIRKIKDDVEYYLDSSQDPDFEENEFLYDDLDLEDIPQTLVATSPPGHSHLEDEIFQHSSSTPTSTTSSSPIPPSPATCTTENSEDDKKRGRSTDSEVSQSPVKNGNPSSSLSSSSSSSSSSSSSSSSSSVSGLTSSSLVSMATIAAGGLSSSGGNSHHGSSGGLLSNTSAGSYSNATQQQPHPSAQQQQAKNLVSSTSSTPISIPITSTNSHLVSSAPSPPNAITQGLFTSTSQPQSLSGHTPTSNSLGLSLGLSLGKGGMSSSITTSPMSGSLGLSGMPASLSTMASLLSGSTPAPYAQAAASGAIGSGLPGSLGGIGISPTTTNSTVGSIGSGSITVGGPTSSTGGLLGPAPGLTSVGSGILGLSSVQSGVQVSSLVSLSPVGGLAPGSGVGVIGSNGGSSGSGGSGVVGGSSSLSIRPPSQQKQNGSTSYSAVVADSTTDSALTSASQSQSSQPSSLTSTANQPKDTGPSLLGSLSLSSSSPSPAFYSEAKTVSGGSLLNGPLSYSQSSDSIKPQEPLSSLKSMAERAALSSGMEGDMPSLHLTPDIFPSSTTAPSGPPSAPQPSQSEVSIPPSLGVCPLGPVPLSKDQLYQQAMEEAAWTHMPHPSDSERIRQYLMRNPCPTLPFHHQVPPPHSDTVEFYQRLSTETLFFIFYYLEGTKAQYLAAKALKKQSWRFHTKYMMWFQRHEEPKTITDEFEQGTYIYFDYEKWGQRKKEGFTFEYRYLEDRDLQ, encoded by the exons ATGGCCGATAAAAGGAAACTTCAAG GGGAAATAGATCGATGTCTGAAAAAAGTAGCGGAGGGAGTGGAACAGTTCGAAGACATCTGGCAAAAG CTTCACAATGCAGCCAACGCAAACCAGAAGGAGAAATATGAAGCAGACCTCAAGAAAGAGATTAAAAAGCTACAG CGTCTTCGAGACCAGATCAAGACGTGGGTGGCATCCAACGAGATCAAAGACAAAAGGCAGCTAGTAGAGAACCGCAAACTCATAGAAACG CAAATGGAGCGGTTCAAAATAGTGGAGAGAGAAACCAAGACGAAAGCGTACTCGAAAGAAGGGTTGGGTCTGGCCCAAAAGGTGGACCCGGCccagaaggagaaggaggaggtcGGCACGTGGCTAACG AATACGATAGACACATTGAACATGCAGGTGGACCAGTTCGAGAGCGAAGTGGAGTCTCTTTCAGTCCAGAcgagaaaaaagaaaggagacaaGGAG aAGCAGGATCGGATTGAGGAGCTGAAGAAGTTCATTGAAAAACATCGGCACCACATTCGGATGCTGGAGACCATACTGAGGATGCTGGACAATGACTCAGTGCAAGTGGACGCCATCAGGAAGATCAAG GATGATGTGGAGTATTATCTAGACTCGTCACAGGATCCAGACTTTGAGGAGAATGAGTTTCTGTACGACGACCTGGACCTGGAAGACATCC CTCAGACACTAGTCGCCACCTCCCCGCCGGGACACTCACACCTGGAGGATGAGATTTTCCAGCACTCCAGCAGCACAcccacctccaccacctcaTCTTcacccatccctccctcgcctGCCACTTGCACTACG GAGAATTCGGAAGATGACAAAAAGAGGGGACGCTCAACAGACAGTGAAGTCAGTCAG TCACCTGTGAAGAACGGAAACCCCTCTTCCTCAttatcctcttcctcttcctcctcctcctcctcttcctcctcctcttcttcttcctccgtCTCGGGACTGACCTCATCCTCACTTGTCTCTATGGCAACCATCGCGGCAGGAGGGCTCAGCAGCTCTGGGGGCAACAGTCATCACGGCAGCTCGGGGGGTCTCCTCTCCAACACTTCCGCTGGCAGCTACAGCAATGCCACCCAGCAGCAGCCGCACCCGTCAGCACAGCAACAACAGGCCAAAAACTTAGTTAGCTCCACCTCCTCAACTCCAATCTCTATCCCCATCACCTCCACCAACAGCCATCTGGTCTCTTCTGCCCCCTCTCCACCCAACGCCATCACACAGGGGCTCTTCACTTCAACCTCCCAGCCCCAGTCTCTGTCCGGGCACACACCAACCTCCAACAGTCTTGGCCTCAGTCTGGGCCTCTCGCTGGGGAAAGGCGGCATGTCCAGCTCGATCACCACCAGCCCAATGTCCGGGAGCCTTGGCTTGTCAGGGATGCCGGCATCCCTGAGCACCATGGCGAGCCTTCTGTCGGGCTCCACCCCGGCACCCTACGCTCAGGCAGCTGCCTCAGGAGCAATCGGCTCTGGCCTGCCTGGCTCTCTTGGCGGCATCGGCATCAGCCCCACGACAACCAACAGCACAGTGGGCTCCATCGGCAGCGGAAGCATCACAGTCGGCGGGCCGACGTCCTCAACAGGAGGTCTGCTGGGCCCAGCTCCAGGGCTGACCAGTGTCGGCTCAGGGATTCTGGGTCTGAGTTCCGTTCAGTCAGGGGTGCAGGTGTCTTCCTTGGTGTCACTGAGCCCAGTAGGAGGTTTAGCGCCAGGTAGCGGAGTGGGAGTCATTGGGAGCAACGGAGGCAGCTCGGGATCAGGGGGGAGCGGAGTGGTGGGAGGAAGCTCGTCACTCTCCATCAGGCCGCCAAGCCAACAGAAGCAGAACGGTAGCACTA GTTACAGCGCTGTGGTAGCAGACAGCACAACAGACTCCGCCCTCACCAGTGCCAGCCAATCACAAAGCAGCCAACCCTCATCTTTGACCTCCACAGCCAATCAGCC taAGGACACTGGTCCCAGTTTACTGGGCTCACTAAGTTTGTCATCCAGCTCCCCGTCGCCAGCCTTCTACAGCGAGGCCAAAACGGTGAGCGGCGGCAGCCTTCTGAACGGGCCACTGTCCTACTCACAGTCCTCCGACAGCATCAAG CCCCAAGAGCCTCTGAGCAGCCTGAAGTCCATGGCCGAGCGAGCAGCACTCAGCTCAGGGATGGAGGGAGACATGCCCTCCCTGCACCTCACcccag ACATCTTTCCCAGCAGCACTACGGCCCCCTCAGGCCCCCCGTCAGCACCTCAGCCCTCGCAGTCAGAGGTCAGCATCCCCCCATCGTTGGGGGTCTGCCCGCTGGGGCCGGTTCCCCTGTCCAAAGACCAGCTCTACCAACAGGCCATGGAGGAGGCAGCGTGGACACACATGCCCCACCCGTCCGACTCCGAGAGGATCAG GCAGTACCTGATGAGGAACCCGTGCCCCACCCTGCCTTTCCACCACCAGGTGCCACCGCCCCACTCTGACACTGTAGAGTTTTACCAGAGGCTTTCCACAGAAACTCTCTTCTTCATCTTTTACTACCTGGAG GGCACTAAGGCCCAGTATCTGGCAGCCAAAGCCCTGAAGAAGCAGTCATGGAGGTTCCATACAAAGTACATGATGTGGTTTCAGAGGCACGAAGAACCCAAGACCATTACAGATGAGTTTGAGCAG GGAACATACATTTACTTTGACTATGAGAAATGGGGCCAGCGGAAGAAGGAAGGCTTCACGTTTGAGTACCGGTACCTAGAAGACCGAGACCTCCAGTGA
- the LOC126384166 gene encoding CCR4-NOT transcription complex subunit 3-like isoform X2, with the protein MADKRKLQGEIDRCLKKVAEGVEQFEDIWQKLHNAANANQKEKYEADLKKEIKKLQRLRDQIKTWVASNEIKDKRQLVENRKLIETQMERFKIVERETKTKAYSKEGLGLAQKVDPAQKEKEEVGTWLTNTIDTLNMQVDQFESEVESLSVQTRKKKGDKEDRIEELKKFIEKHRHHIRMLETILRMLDNDSVQVDAIRKIKDDVEYYLDSSQDPDFEENEFLYDDLDLEDIPQTLVATSPPGHSHLEDEIFQHSSSTPTSTTSSSPIPPSPATCTTENSEDDKKRGRSTDSEVSQSPVKNGNPSSSLSSSSSSSSSSSSSSSSSSVSGLTSSSLVSMATIAAGGLSSSGGNSHHGSSGGLLSNTSAGSYSNATQQQPHPSAQQQQAKNLVSSTSSTPISIPITSTNSHLVSSAPSPPNAITQGLFTSTSQPQSLSGHTPTSNSLGLSLGLSLGKGGMSSSITTSPMSGSLGLSGMPASLSTMASLLSGSTPAPYAQAAASGAIGSGLPGSLGGIGISPTTTNSTVGSIGSGSITVGGPTSSTGGLLGPAPGLTSVGSGILGLSSVQSGVQVSSLVSLSPVGGLAPGSGVGVIGSNGGSSGSGGSGVVGGSSSLSIRPPSQQKQNGSTSYSAVVADSTTDSALTSASQSQSSQPSSLTSTANQPKDTGPSLLGSLSLSSSSPSPAFYSEAKTVSGGSLLNGPLSYSQSSDSIKPQEPLSSLKSMAERAALSSGMEGDMPSLHLTPVSVSCFLFSDIFPSSTTAPSGPPSAPQPSQSEVSIPPSLGVCPLGPVPLSKDQLYQQAMEEAAWTHMPHPSDSERISDVPLTIPLCGYYRQYLMRNPCPTLPFHHQVPPPHSDTVEFYQRLSTETLFFIFYYLEGTKAQYLAAKALKKQSWRFHTKYMMWFQRHEEPKTITDEFEQGTYIYFDYEKWGQRKKEGFTFEYRYLEDRDLQ; encoded by the exons ATGGCCGATAAAAGGAAACTTCAAG GGGAAATAGATCGATGTCTGAAAAAAGTAGCGGAGGGAGTGGAACAGTTCGAAGACATCTGGCAAAAG CTTCACAATGCAGCCAACGCAAACCAGAAGGAGAAATATGAAGCAGACCTCAAGAAAGAGATTAAAAAGCTACAG CGTCTTCGAGACCAGATCAAGACGTGGGTGGCATCCAACGAGATCAAAGACAAAAGGCAGCTAGTAGAGAACCGCAAACTCATAGAAACG CAAATGGAGCGGTTCAAAATAGTGGAGAGAGAAACCAAGACGAAAGCGTACTCGAAAGAAGGGTTGGGTCTGGCCCAAAAGGTGGACCCGGCccagaaggagaaggaggaggtcGGCACGTGGCTAACG AATACGATAGACACATTGAACATGCAGGTGGACCAGTTCGAGAGCGAAGTGGAGTCTCTTTCAGTCCAGAcgagaaaaaagaaaggagacaaGGAG GATCGGATTGAGGAGCTGAAGAAGTTCATTGAAAAACATCGGCACCACATTCGGATGCTGGAGACCATACTGAGGATGCTGGACAATGACTCAGTGCAAGTGGACGCCATCAGGAAGATCAAG GATGATGTGGAGTATTATCTAGACTCGTCACAGGATCCAGACTTTGAGGAGAATGAGTTTCTGTACGACGACCTGGACCTGGAAGACATCC CTCAGACACTAGTCGCCACCTCCCCGCCGGGACACTCACACCTGGAGGATGAGATTTTCCAGCACTCCAGCAGCACAcccacctccaccacctcaTCTTcacccatccctccctcgcctGCCACTTGCACTACG GAGAATTCGGAAGATGACAAAAAGAGGGGACGCTCAACAGACAGTGAAGTCAGTCAG TCACCTGTGAAGAACGGAAACCCCTCTTCCTCAttatcctcttcctcttcctcctcctcctcctcttcctcctcctcttcttcttcctccgtCTCGGGACTGACCTCATCCTCACTTGTCTCTATGGCAACCATCGCGGCAGGAGGGCTCAGCAGCTCTGGGGGCAACAGTCATCACGGCAGCTCGGGGGGTCTCCTCTCCAACACTTCCGCTGGCAGCTACAGCAATGCCACCCAGCAGCAGCCGCACCCGTCAGCACAGCAACAACAGGCCAAAAACTTAGTTAGCTCCACCTCCTCAACTCCAATCTCTATCCCCATCACCTCCACCAACAGCCATCTGGTCTCTTCTGCCCCCTCTCCACCCAACGCCATCACACAGGGGCTCTTCACTTCAACCTCCCAGCCCCAGTCTCTGTCCGGGCACACACCAACCTCCAACAGTCTTGGCCTCAGTCTGGGCCTCTCGCTGGGGAAAGGCGGCATGTCCAGCTCGATCACCACCAGCCCAATGTCCGGGAGCCTTGGCTTGTCAGGGATGCCGGCATCCCTGAGCACCATGGCGAGCCTTCTGTCGGGCTCCACCCCGGCACCCTACGCTCAGGCAGCTGCCTCAGGAGCAATCGGCTCTGGCCTGCCTGGCTCTCTTGGCGGCATCGGCATCAGCCCCACGACAACCAACAGCACAGTGGGCTCCATCGGCAGCGGAAGCATCACAGTCGGCGGGCCGACGTCCTCAACAGGAGGTCTGCTGGGCCCAGCTCCAGGGCTGACCAGTGTCGGCTCAGGGATTCTGGGTCTGAGTTCCGTTCAGTCAGGGGTGCAGGTGTCTTCCTTGGTGTCACTGAGCCCAGTAGGAGGTTTAGCGCCAGGTAGCGGAGTGGGAGTCATTGGGAGCAACGGAGGCAGCTCGGGATCAGGGGGGAGCGGAGTGGTGGGAGGAAGCTCGTCACTCTCCATCAGGCCGCCAAGCCAACAGAAGCAGAACGGTAGCACTA GTTACAGCGCTGTGGTAGCAGACAGCACAACAGACTCCGCCCTCACCAGTGCCAGCCAATCACAAAGCAGCCAACCCTCATCTTTGACCTCCACAGCCAATCAGCC taAGGACACTGGTCCCAGTTTACTGGGCTCACTAAGTTTGTCATCCAGCTCCCCGTCGCCAGCCTTCTACAGCGAGGCCAAAACGGTGAGCGGCGGCAGCCTTCTGAACGGGCCACTGTCCTACTCACAGTCCTCCGACAGCATCAAG CCCCAAGAGCCTCTGAGCAGCCTGAAGTCCATGGCCGAGCGAGCAGCACTCAGCTCAGGGATGGAGGGAGACATGCCCTCCCTGCACCTCACcccag TCTCTGTCTCCTGCTTTCTTTTTTCAGACATCTTTCCCAGCAGCACTACGGCCCCCTCAGGCCCCCCGTCAGCACCTCAGCCCTCGCAGTCAGAGGTCAGCATCCCCCCATCGTTGGGGGTCTGCCCGCTGGGGCCGGTTCCCCTGTCCAAAGACCAGCTCTACCAACAGGCCATGGAGGAGGCAGCGTGGACACACATGCCCCACCCGTCCGACTCCGAGAGGATCAG TGATGTCCCACTAACCATCCCCCTGTGTGGATATTACAGGCAGTACCTGATGAGGAACCCGTGCCCCACCCTGCCTTTCCACCACCAGGTGCCACCGCCCCACTCTGACACTGTAGAGTTTTACCAGAGGCTTTCCACAGAAACTCTCTTCTTCATCTTTTACTACCTGGAG GGCACTAAGGCCCAGTATCTGGCAGCCAAAGCCCTGAAGAAGCAGTCATGGAGGTTCCATACAAAGTACATGATGTGGTTTCAGAGGCACGAAGAACCCAAGACCATTACAGATGAGTTTGAGCAG GGAACATACATTTACTTTGACTATGAGAAATGGGGCCAGCGGAAGAAGGAAGGCTTCACGTTTGAGTACCGGTACCTAGAAGACCGAGACCTCCAGTGA
- the LOC126384166 gene encoding CCR4-NOT transcription complex subunit 3-like isoform X5: protein MADKRKLQGEIDRCLKKVAEGVEQFEDIWQKLHNAANANQKEKYEADLKKEIKKLQRLRDQIKTWVASNEIKDKRQLVENRKLIETQMERFKIVERETKTKAYSKEGLGLAQKVDPAQKEKEEVGTWLTNTIDTLNMQVDQFESEVESLSVQTRKKKGDKEDRIEELKKFIEKHRHHIRMLETILRMLDNDSVQVDAIRKIKDDVEYYLDSSQDPDFEENEFLYDDLDLEDIPQTLVATSPPGHSHLEDEIFQHSSSTPTSTTSSSPIPPSPATCTTENSEDDKKRGRSTDSEVSQSPVKNGNPSSSLSSSSSSSSSSSSSSSSSSVSGLTSSSLVSMATIAAGGLSSSGGNSHHGSSGGLLSNTSAGSYSNATQQQPHPSAQQQQAKNLVSSTSSTPISIPITSTNSHLVSSAPSPPNAITQGLFTSTSQPQSLSGHTPTSNSLGLSLGLSLGKGGMSSSITTSPMSGSLGLSGMPASLSTMASLLSGSTPAPYAQAAASGAIGSGLPGSLGGIGISPTTTNSTVGSIGSGSITVGGPTSSTGGLLGPAPGLTSVGSGILGLSSVQSGVQVSSLVSLSPVGGLAPGSGVGVIGSNGGSSGSGGSGVVGGSSSLSIRPPSQQKQNGSTSYSAVVADSTTDSALTSASQSQSSQPSSLTSTANQPKDTGPSLLGSLSLSSSSPSPAFYSEAKTVSGGSLLNGPLSYSQSSDSIKPQEPLSSLKSMAERAALSSGMEGDMPSLHLTPVSVSCFLFSDIFPSSTTAPSGPPSAPQPSQSEVSIPPSLGVCPLGPVPLSKDQLYQQAMEEAAWTHMPHPSDSERIRQYLMRNPCPTLPFHHQVPPPHSDTVEFYQRLSTETLFFIFYYLEGTKAQYLAAKALKKQSWRFHTKYMMWFQRHEEPKTITDEFEQGTYIYFDYEKWGQRKKEGFTFEYRYLEDRDLQ, encoded by the exons ATGGCCGATAAAAGGAAACTTCAAG GGGAAATAGATCGATGTCTGAAAAAAGTAGCGGAGGGAGTGGAACAGTTCGAAGACATCTGGCAAAAG CTTCACAATGCAGCCAACGCAAACCAGAAGGAGAAATATGAAGCAGACCTCAAGAAAGAGATTAAAAAGCTACAG CGTCTTCGAGACCAGATCAAGACGTGGGTGGCATCCAACGAGATCAAAGACAAAAGGCAGCTAGTAGAGAACCGCAAACTCATAGAAACG CAAATGGAGCGGTTCAAAATAGTGGAGAGAGAAACCAAGACGAAAGCGTACTCGAAAGAAGGGTTGGGTCTGGCCCAAAAGGTGGACCCGGCccagaaggagaaggaggaggtcGGCACGTGGCTAACG AATACGATAGACACATTGAACATGCAGGTGGACCAGTTCGAGAGCGAAGTGGAGTCTCTTTCAGTCCAGAcgagaaaaaagaaaggagacaaGGAG GATCGGATTGAGGAGCTGAAGAAGTTCATTGAAAAACATCGGCACCACATTCGGATGCTGGAGACCATACTGAGGATGCTGGACAATGACTCAGTGCAAGTGGACGCCATCAGGAAGATCAAG GATGATGTGGAGTATTATCTAGACTCGTCACAGGATCCAGACTTTGAGGAGAATGAGTTTCTGTACGACGACCTGGACCTGGAAGACATCC CTCAGACACTAGTCGCCACCTCCCCGCCGGGACACTCACACCTGGAGGATGAGATTTTCCAGCACTCCAGCAGCACAcccacctccaccacctcaTCTTcacccatccctccctcgcctGCCACTTGCACTACG GAGAATTCGGAAGATGACAAAAAGAGGGGACGCTCAACAGACAGTGAAGTCAGTCAG TCACCTGTGAAGAACGGAAACCCCTCTTCCTCAttatcctcttcctcttcctcctcctcctcctcttcctcctcctcttcttcttcctccgtCTCGGGACTGACCTCATCCTCACTTGTCTCTATGGCAACCATCGCGGCAGGAGGGCTCAGCAGCTCTGGGGGCAACAGTCATCACGGCAGCTCGGGGGGTCTCCTCTCCAACACTTCCGCTGGCAGCTACAGCAATGCCACCCAGCAGCAGCCGCACCCGTCAGCACAGCAACAACAGGCCAAAAACTTAGTTAGCTCCACCTCCTCAACTCCAATCTCTATCCCCATCACCTCCACCAACAGCCATCTGGTCTCTTCTGCCCCCTCTCCACCCAACGCCATCACACAGGGGCTCTTCACTTCAACCTCCCAGCCCCAGTCTCTGTCCGGGCACACACCAACCTCCAACAGTCTTGGCCTCAGTCTGGGCCTCTCGCTGGGGAAAGGCGGCATGTCCAGCTCGATCACCACCAGCCCAATGTCCGGGAGCCTTGGCTTGTCAGGGATGCCGGCATCCCTGAGCACCATGGCGAGCCTTCTGTCGGGCTCCACCCCGGCACCCTACGCTCAGGCAGCTGCCTCAGGAGCAATCGGCTCTGGCCTGCCTGGCTCTCTTGGCGGCATCGGCATCAGCCCCACGACAACCAACAGCACAGTGGGCTCCATCGGCAGCGGAAGCATCACAGTCGGCGGGCCGACGTCCTCAACAGGAGGTCTGCTGGGCCCAGCTCCAGGGCTGACCAGTGTCGGCTCAGGGATTCTGGGTCTGAGTTCCGTTCAGTCAGGGGTGCAGGTGTCTTCCTTGGTGTCACTGAGCCCAGTAGGAGGTTTAGCGCCAGGTAGCGGAGTGGGAGTCATTGGGAGCAACGGAGGCAGCTCGGGATCAGGGGGGAGCGGAGTGGTGGGAGGAAGCTCGTCACTCTCCATCAGGCCGCCAAGCCAACAGAAGCAGAACGGTAGCACTA GTTACAGCGCTGTGGTAGCAGACAGCACAACAGACTCCGCCCTCACCAGTGCCAGCCAATCACAAAGCAGCCAACCCTCATCTTTGACCTCCACAGCCAATCAGCC taAGGACACTGGTCCCAGTTTACTGGGCTCACTAAGTTTGTCATCCAGCTCCCCGTCGCCAGCCTTCTACAGCGAGGCCAAAACGGTGAGCGGCGGCAGCCTTCTGAACGGGCCACTGTCCTACTCACAGTCCTCCGACAGCATCAAG CCCCAAGAGCCTCTGAGCAGCCTGAAGTCCATGGCCGAGCGAGCAGCACTCAGCTCAGGGATGGAGGGAGACATGCCCTCCCTGCACCTCACcccag TCTCTGTCTCCTGCTTTCTTTTTTCAGACATCTTTCCCAGCAGCACTACGGCCCCCTCAGGCCCCCCGTCAGCACCTCAGCCCTCGCAGTCAGAGGTCAGCATCCCCCCATCGTTGGGGGTCTGCCCGCTGGGGCCGGTTCCCCTGTCCAAAGACCAGCTCTACCAACAGGCCATGGAGGAGGCAGCGTGGACACACATGCCCCACCCGTCCGACTCCGAGAGGATCAG GCAGTACCTGATGAGGAACCCGTGCCCCACCCTGCCTTTCCACCACCAGGTGCCACCGCCCCACTCTGACACTGTAGAGTTTTACCAGAGGCTTTCCACAGAAACTCTCTTCTTCATCTTTTACTACCTGGAG GGCACTAAGGCCCAGTATCTGGCAGCCAAAGCCCTGAAGAAGCAGTCATGGAGGTTCCATACAAAGTACATGATGTGGTTTCAGAGGCACGAAGAACCCAAGACCATTACAGATGAGTTTGAGCAG GGAACATACATTTACTTTGACTATGAGAAATGGGGCCAGCGGAAGAAGGAAGGCTTCACGTTTGAGTACCGGTACCTAGAAGACCGAGACCTCCAGTGA